One stretch of Streptomyces hygroscopicus DNA includes these proteins:
- a CDS encoding ROK family protein has protein sequence MAAPLPNTQQAMRRRNLSLVLHSVAAHGPLSRASVAARVGLTRAAVSTLVDELIRDGLLVELGPSRPGTVGRPGSALQLNERGPAGLGAEIGVDHLAVCAVDLAGRVRARTEIASANRDRAPAPVLTQLSSLVRQVAAEAELGGLRPVGLAVAVPGLVARDSSLVVRAPNLGWEGVDIGPELRAALPGLPVTVDNEANLSALAELWRGGHDPAPQDFIHVSAEIGIGAAVVLEGQLLRGTHGFAGELGHVPVRPEGPECACGGRGCLEQYAGEEAVLRASGLSPEQAAAQHPGPGGRITVLAVRAASGDQRVRRALRGAGSALGIALAGAVNLLDPEKVVLGGALTPLAPWLLPALERELGRRLTDPARPGSGAVTVSRLGPDGPLLGAANSVVQAVLDDPAGFRDPAGAGEPAGVRGSDA, from the coding sequence GTGGCAGCGCCACTGCCCAACACCCAGCAGGCGATGCGCCGGCGCAATCTCTCCCTCGTGCTGCACTCCGTGGCCGCCCACGGCCCGCTGTCCCGTGCGTCGGTGGCGGCCCGCGTGGGGCTCACCCGGGCCGCCGTCTCCACGCTCGTCGACGAGCTGATCCGGGACGGGCTGCTGGTCGAGCTGGGCCCCTCCCGGCCCGGTACGGTCGGCCGCCCCGGCAGCGCCCTGCAGCTCAATGAGCGCGGTCCGGCCGGACTCGGCGCGGAGATCGGGGTGGACCATCTCGCGGTGTGCGCGGTGGACCTCGCCGGGCGGGTGCGGGCCCGCACCGAGATAGCGTCGGCGAACCGCGACCGTGCACCGGCCCCGGTACTCACCCAGCTCTCCTCCCTGGTCCGGCAGGTCGCGGCGGAGGCGGAGCTGGGCGGGCTGCGGCCGGTGGGGCTCGCGGTGGCGGTGCCCGGTCTGGTGGCGCGGGACTCGTCGCTGGTCGTCCGCGCCCCCAACCTGGGCTGGGAGGGGGTGGACATCGGCCCCGAGCTGCGCGCGGCGCTGCCCGGGCTGCCGGTCACCGTCGACAACGAGGCGAATCTGAGCGCGCTCGCCGAGCTGTGGCGGGGCGGCCACGACCCGGCACCCCAGGACTTCATCCATGTCTCGGCCGAGATCGGCATCGGCGCCGCGGTCGTGCTGGAGGGACAACTGCTGCGCGGCACTCACGGTTTCGCGGGCGAGCTGGGCCATGTGCCGGTGCGTCCCGAAGGGCCCGAGTGCGCCTGCGGCGGCCGCGGCTGCCTGGAGCAGTACGCGGGCGAGGAGGCGGTGCTGCGGGCGAGCGGCCTGTCCCCCGAGCAGGCCGCGGCCCAGCACCCGGGCCCCGGCGGCCGTATCACCGTGCTGGCCGTAAGGGCGGCGAGCGGCGACCAGCGAGTGCGGCGTGCGCTGCGCGGCGCGGGCTCGGCGCTCGGGATCGCCCTCGCGGGCGCGGTGAACCTCCTGGACCCGGAGAAGGTGGTGCTCGGCGGCGCGCTGACGCCTCTGGCGCCCTGGCTGCTGCCCGCCCTGGAGCGGGAGTTGGGACGGCGGCTCACCGACCCGGCCCGTCCGGGCAGCGGCGCGGTGACCGTCTCCCGGCTCGGCCCGGACGGTCCACTGCTGGGCGCGGCCAACTCGGTGGTGCAGGCGGTCCTCGACGATCCGGCGGGGTTCAGGGACCCCGCCGGAGCCGGAGAGCCGGCCGGGGTCAGAGGAAGCGATGCATGA
- a CDS encoding xylulokinase: protein MAAAAVPVPQGPLVVGVDSSTQATKALVVDSATGAVVARGQAPHTVGGGSDGTGKESVPEQWWEALTEALRQCGSPAREAAAVSVGGQQHGLVTLDASGRSVRPALLWNDVRSAPQRDRLIEELGGPKAWAERVGSVPAPAFTVTKWAWLRENEPEAARATAAVRLPHDYLTERLTGYGTTDRGDASGTGWWSSATESYDEEILDRAGLSPELLPRVLRHGEAAGTVRELPDLPLPTGALVATGTGDNMAAALGLGLRPGQPVLSLGTSGTVYAVSAHRPADPTGVVAGFADTRDAWLPLACTLNCTLAVDRIAALLGRDREAVDAGGSAVLLPFLDGERTPHLPHASGLLHGLRHDTTPGQVLQAAYDGAVFALLTALDQVLDADAAPDAPLLLIGGGAKGTAWRETVRRLSGRPVQVPRAGELVALGAAAQAAGLVLGEDPAAVARRWATAEGPSYGPVPRDEAALERLSRVLADADGLLRHA, encoded by the coding sequence ATGGCAGCAGCAGCCGTGCCCGTGCCGCAAGGACCGCTCGTCGTCGGCGTGGACAGCTCCACGCAAGCGACCAAGGCGCTCGTCGTCGACTCCGCGACCGGCGCGGTCGTCGCCCGGGGACAGGCCCCGCACACCGTCGGCGGCGGCAGCGACGGCACCGGTAAGGAGTCCGTCCCCGAGCAGTGGTGGGAGGCGCTGACCGAGGCGCTGCGCCAGTGCGGCAGCCCGGCCCGGGAGGCGGCCGCGGTCTCCGTGGGCGGCCAGCAGCACGGCCTGGTCACGCTGGACGCCTCGGGCCGCTCGGTGCGGCCCGCGCTGCTGTGGAACGATGTGCGCTCCGCGCCGCAGCGCGACCGGCTCATCGAGGAGCTGGGCGGCCCGAAGGCATGGGCGGAGCGGGTCGGCAGTGTGCCCGCGCCCGCCTTCACCGTCACCAAGTGGGCCTGGCTCAGGGAGAACGAACCGGAGGCGGCCCGCGCCACCGCGGCCGTCCGACTCCCCCACGACTACCTCACCGAGCGGCTCACCGGCTACGGAACCACCGACCGGGGCGACGCCTCGGGCACCGGCTGGTGGTCCTCGGCCACGGAGTCCTACGACGAGGAGATCCTGGACCGGGCCGGGCTCTCCCCCGAGCTGCTGCCGCGTGTGCTGCGCCACGGCGAGGCCGCCGGGACCGTACGGGAGCTGCCCGATCTGCCGCTGCCCACCGGCGCCCTGGTGGCCACCGGCACGGGCGACAACATGGCGGCCGCTCTGGGGCTCGGCCTGCGCCCGGGGCAGCCGGTGCTCAGCCTGGGCACCTCCGGCACCGTCTACGCGGTCTCGGCCCACCGGCCCGCCGACCCCACCGGGGTGGTCGCGGGGTTCGCCGACACGCGGGACGCCTGGCTGCCGCTGGCGTGCACGCTCAACTGCACGCTCGCGGTGGACCGGATCGCGGCGCTGCTGGGCCGCGACCGGGAGGCGGTGGACGCGGGCGGCTCGGCCGTGCTGCTGCCGTTCCTCGACGGCGAGCGCACCCCTCATCTGCCGCACGCCTCGGGGCTGCTGCACGGTCTGCGTCACGACACCACACCGGGGCAGGTGCTCCAGGCCGCCTACGACGGGGCCGTCTTCGCCCTGCTCACCGCGCTGGACCAGGTGCTGGACGCGGACGCGGCGCCCGACGCCCCGCTGTTGCTCATAGGGGGTGGCGCCAAGGGCACGGCGTGGCGGGAGACGGTCCGGCGGCTGAGCGGACGCCCGGTTCAGGTGCCCCGGGCCGGGGAGCTGGTCGCCCTCGGGGCCGCCGCGCAGGCCGCGGGGCTGGTGCTGGGCGAGGACCCGGCGGCGGTGGCGCGGCGCTGGGCGACTGCCGAAGGGCCGTCCTACGGTCCGGTGCCCCGCGACGAGGCGGCGCTGGAGCGGCTCTCCCGGGTGCTGGCGGACGCGGACGGCCTGCTGCGCCACGCGTAG
- a CDS encoding xylose isomerase translates to MSYNPTPEDRFTFGLWTVGWQGRDPFGDATRPALDPVESVTRLAELGAYGVTFHDDDLIPFGASATERESHIKRFRQALDATGMTVPMATTNLFTHPVFKDGAFTANDRDVRRYALRKTMRNIDLAAELGAKTYVAWGGREGAESGGAKDVRAALDRMKEAFDLLGAYVTEKGYDLRFAIEPKPNEPRGDILLPTVGHALAFIERLERPELYGVNPEVGHEQMAGLNFPHGIAQALWAGKLFHIDLNGQNGIKYDQDLRFGAGDLRAAFWLVDLLETGGYEGPRHFDFKPPRTEDISGVWASAAGCMRNYLILKERAAAFRADPEVQEALRASRLDQLGEPTLGEGETPAALLADRTAFEDFDVEAAAERGMAFERLDQLAMDHLLAARG, encoded by the coding sequence ATGAGCTACAACCCCACCCCCGAGGACAGGTTCACCTTCGGACTGTGGACGGTCGGCTGGCAGGGCCGGGACCCGTTCGGGGACGCCACCCGCCCGGCGCTCGACCCCGTGGAGTCCGTGACCCGGCTCGCCGAACTCGGCGCGTACGGCGTCACCTTCCACGACGACGACCTCATCCCCTTCGGGGCCTCGGCGACCGAGCGCGAATCGCATATCAAGCGCTTCCGGCAGGCCCTGGACGCCACCGGGATGACCGTGCCCATGGCCACCACCAACCTCTTCACCCATCCCGTCTTCAAGGACGGCGCCTTCACCGCCAACGACCGCGATGTGCGCCGCTACGCGCTGCGCAAGACCATGCGCAACATCGACCTCGCCGCCGAACTGGGCGCCAAGACCTATGTGGCCTGGGGCGGCCGCGAGGGCGCGGAGTCCGGGGGTGCCAAGGACGTGCGCGCCGCGCTCGACCGGATGAAGGAGGCGTTCGACCTGCTCGGCGCCTACGTCACCGAGAAGGGCTACGATCTGCGCTTCGCCATCGAACCCAAGCCCAACGAGCCGCGCGGCGACATTCTGCTGCCGACCGTCGGCCACGCGCTGGCCTTCATCGAGCGGCTGGAGCGGCCCGAGCTGTACGGAGTCAACCCGGAGGTCGGCCACGAGCAGATGGCCGGGCTGAACTTCCCGCACGGCATCGCGCAGGCACTGTGGGCGGGCAAGCTCTTCCACATCGACCTCAACGGCCAGAACGGCATCAAGTACGACCAGGACCTGCGGTTCGGCGCGGGCGATCTGCGGGCCGCCTTCTGGCTGGTCGACCTGCTGGAGACGGGTGGCTACGAGGGTCCGCGCCACTTCGACTTCAAGCCCCCGCGCACCGAGGACATCTCGGGCGTCTGGGCCTCGGCGGCGGGCTGCATGCGCAACTACCTCATCCTCAAGGAGCGGGCGGCCGCCTTCCGCGCCGACCCCGAGGTCCAGGAGGCGCTGCGCGCCTCGCGTCTGGACCAGCTGGGCGAGCCGACCCTCGGGGAGGGCGAGACCCCGGCGGCGCTGCTCGCGGACCGCACCGCCTTCGAGGACTTCGACGTCGAGGCGGCCGCCGAGCGCGGTATGGCCTTCGAGCGCCTGGACCAGCTCGCCATGGACCATCTGCTCGCCGCGCGCGGCTGA
- a CDS encoding pectinesterase: MTLSPRRPRRRRPAPLIGSLALATGVGLVAAPAAGWLGDGARAHAATPPAAAATIVVAKDGSGNYTTVQAAVDAVPANNPSALTISVKPGTYRETVKIPANKPHIRLVGTTSGKNDVTIVYNNASGTPKPGGGTYGTSGSATVAVEADDFQARNLQFVNDFNEANSAITDKQAVALRTAGDRIVLDNIGAVGDQDTLLLDSASKSAVGRVYINNAWIQGNVDFIFGRASAVINKSAIRLAKRYDGSSGGYVAAPSTAAGKKGFLFINSNITGDVSSRSFYLGRPWHAGGDASLDPQAIVRNTDLSAAIKTTPWTDMSGFSWKDDRFGEYKNTGAGSGAASTDRPQLTDAQAADYEIADWLGGWQPSA, translated from the coding sequence ATGACCCTCAGCCCACGGCGCCCCCGGCGGCGCCGCCCCGCTCCGCTCATCGGCTCCCTGGCCCTTGCCACCGGCGTCGGGCTCGTCGCCGCCCCGGCCGCCGGCTGGCTCGGCGACGGCGCCCGGGCCCATGCCGCCACGCCCCCGGCCGCGGCGGCCACCATCGTGGTGGCCAAGGACGGCAGCGGTAACTACACCACCGTGCAGGCGGCCGTCGACGCGGTGCCGGCCAACAACCCGTCCGCCCTCACCATCTCCGTCAAGCCCGGTACGTACCGCGAGACGGTGAAGATCCCCGCCAACAAGCCGCATATCCGGCTGGTGGGCACGACGAGCGGCAAGAACGATGTGACGATCGTCTACAACAACGCCTCCGGCACCCCCAAGCCCGGCGGAGGCACCTACGGCACCAGCGGCAGCGCGACCGTCGCCGTCGAGGCCGATGACTTCCAGGCCCGCAATCTGCAGTTCGTGAACGACTTCAACGAGGCCAACAGCGCCATCACCGACAAGCAGGCGGTCGCGCTGCGCACCGCGGGCGACCGGATCGTCCTGGACAACATCGGGGCGGTCGGGGACCAGGACACCCTGCTGCTGGACTCCGCGAGCAAGTCCGCCGTCGGCCGGGTGTACATCAACAACGCCTGGATCCAGGGGAACGTCGACTTCATCTTCGGCCGTGCCTCCGCCGTCATCAACAAGTCGGCGATCCGGCTCGCCAAGCGCTACGACGGCAGCTCCGGCGGCTATGTCGCGGCGCCCTCGACGGCGGCCGGAAAGAAGGGCTTCCTGTTCATCAACAGCAACATCACCGGGGATGTCAGCAGCCGGTCGTTCTACCTCGGCCGCCCCTGGCACGCGGGCGGCGACGCCAGTCTCGATCCGCAGGCGATCGTCCGCAATACGGATCTGTCAGCGGCGATCAAGACCACTCCGTGGACGGACATGAGCGGCTTCTCCTGGAAGGACGACCGCTTCGGGGAGTACAAGAACACCGGCGCCGGTTCCGGTGCGGCGAGTACCGACCGGCCGCAGCTGACCGACGCCCAGGCCGCGGACTACGAGATCGCCGACTGGCTCGGCGGCTGGCAGCCGTCGGCCTGA
- a CDS encoding helicase SNF2 → MTPPSAATPSDVAELSRCTAVFLPGDPARTGRIAFWRPDGSTPSGPATGSAEELTVAVPVDGADDGSTGPAPTGLEVRTRTVRAFVLPLGEALPVLTRARARAAQAGPGQCDPATAFWGAAAVLALQLAARGKLLPGLTATDHDAWRVGPLTPDDLTRVRELAAAMPPSAHATPLPASGPVLLPEPERHLRAFLDAVADGLPRSPAAAPAAGGPAFAATAPRRLPEQRAWAADVAAGHDAGVRLSVRIELLHGGGGNGKADRPHFRAVLQLHSLTDPALVADAAEVWAGTSPVIPALGPRARMDALLTLRRAARAWAPLAPLLSAAVPDALDLADEEVAELLGPAAGALDAAGVQVHWPRELARGLTARAVIGPDDDEAQDDAGPRFPAFLSADALLRFSWRFAVGDQELTRAELDQLAEASRPVVRLRDQWVLLDPEAARRVRDRQDRKLTPADALGAVLTGRAEADGTEVEVRPTGWLEALRDQLADPEGAAGAQPPPVSQPAALAATLRDYQLRGLDWLVRMTSIGLGGCLADDMGLGKTITLIALHLHRRSIPEASGPTLVVCPTSLMGNWRREIERFAPGTPVRRFHGPARSLDGLADGEFVLTTYGTMRLDAQRLAEAGPWGMVVADEAQHVKNPFSATARELRTIGAQARVALSGTPIENNLSELWAILDWTTPGVLGTHGAFRRRYAQAVESGSDPEAAARLAKLVRPFLLRRRKSDPGIAPELPPKTETDRAVALTKEQAGLYEAVVREILAEISGTGGLVRRGLIVKLLTGLKQICNHPAQYLKEDRPVIPGRSGKLELLDELLDTILAEGASVLVFTQYVQMARILEGHLAARGVPTQLLHGGTPVARREEMVRSFQDGEVPVFLLSLKAAGTGLNLTRAGHVVHYDRWWNPAVEAQATDRAYRIGQTQPVQVHRIIAEGTVEDRIAAMLTRKQELADAVLGSGEGALTELTDAELAELVELRGTER, encoded by the coding sequence GTGACCCCACCCTCCGCGGCAACACCCTCCGACGTCGCCGAACTCTCCCGCTGCACCGCGGTCTTCCTTCCCGGTGATCCGGCACGCACCGGCCGGATCGCGTTCTGGCGGCCAGACGGCTCCACTCCTTCCGGTCCCGCCACCGGCTCCGCCGAGGAGCTGACGGTCGCCGTCCCGGTGGACGGCGCCGACGACGGCTCCACCGGCCCCGCCCCCACCGGCCTCGAGGTCCGGACACGGACCGTACGGGCGTTCGTGCTGCCCCTGGGCGAGGCGCTGCCGGTGCTCACCCGCGCCCGGGCGCGGGCCGCACAGGCCGGTCCGGGCCAGTGCGACCCCGCCACGGCCTTCTGGGGCGCCGCGGCCGTACTCGCCCTCCAACTCGCGGCCCGCGGAAAGTTGCTGCCCGGGCTCACCGCCACCGACCACGACGCCTGGCGCGTCGGCCCGCTCACCCCCGACGACCTGACACGGGTGCGTGAGCTGGCCGCCGCCATGCCGCCCAGCGCGCACGCGACGCCGCTGCCCGCCTCCGGCCCGGTGCTGCTGCCCGAGCCCGAGCGGCATCTGCGCGCGTTCCTGGACGCGGTGGCGGACGGGCTGCCGCGCTCGCCCGCCGCGGCGCCGGCCGCGGGCGGCCCCGCCTTCGCCGCCACCGCACCACGGCGGCTGCCCGAACAGCGGGCCTGGGCCGCCGATGTGGCCGCCGGGCATGACGCGGGGGTGCGGCTCTCGGTCCGTATCGAGCTGCTGCACGGCGGCGGTGGGAACGGTAAGGCGGACAGGCCGCACTTCCGTGCCGTCCTCCAGCTGCACAGTCTCACCGACCCGGCGCTGGTCGCGGACGCCGCCGAGGTCTGGGCGGGCACCTCGCCCGTCATCCCGGCCCTCGGTCCGCGCGCCCGTATGGACGCGCTGCTGACCCTGCGGCGCGCGGCCCGCGCCTGGGCGCCGCTCGCCCCGCTGCTGTCGGCCGCCGTGCCCGACGCCCTGGACCTCGCCGACGAGGAGGTCGCCGAGCTGCTCGGCCCGGCGGCCGGGGCGCTGGACGCGGCCGGGGTCCAGGTGCACTGGCCCAGGGAGCTGGCCCGCGGGCTCACCGCACGTGCCGTCATCGGCCCGGACGACGACGAGGCTCAGGACGACGCCGGGCCCCGGTTCCCCGCCTTCCTCTCCGCCGACGCGCTGCTGCGCTTCAGCTGGCGGTTCGCCGTGGGCGACCAGGAGCTCACCCGCGCCGAGCTGGACCAGCTCGCCGAGGCCAGCCGGCCGGTGGTGCGGTTGCGCGACCAATGGGTCCTCCTCGACCCCGAAGCGGCCCGCCGCGTCCGCGACCGGCAGGACCGCAAGCTCACCCCCGCCGACGCCCTCGGTGCCGTCCTTACCGGTCGCGCGGAAGCCGACGGCACCGAGGTGGAAGTGCGGCCCACCGGCTGGCTGGAGGCCCTGCGGGACCAACTCGCCGACCCCGAGGGGGCCGCCGGCGCACAGCCGCCGCCCGTGTCCCAGCCGGCCGCTCTGGCCGCCACGCTGCGCGACTATCAGCTTCGCGGCCTGGACTGGCTGGTCCGTATGACCTCGATCGGCCTCGGCGGCTGTCTCGCCGACGACATGGGGCTCGGCAAGACCATCACCCTGATCGCCCTCCATCTGCACCGCCGATCCATCCCCGAAGCCTCCGGGCCCACTCTGGTGGTCTGCCCCACCTCACTGATGGGCAATTGGCGGCGCGAGATCGAGAGGTTCGCGCCGGGCACCCCGGTGCGCCGCTTCCACGGCCCCGCGCGCAGCCTGGACGGCCTCGCGGACGGCGAGTTCGTCCTCACCACCTACGGCACGATGCGGCTCGACGCGCAGCGGCTGGCCGAGGCCGGGCCGTGGGGCATGGTGGTCGCGGACGAGGCGCAGCATGTGAAGAACCCGTTCTCGGCGACGGCACGGGAGCTGCGCACCATCGGCGCGCAGGCCCGCGTGGCGCTCTCCGGAACCCCCATCGAGAACAACCTCTCCGAGCTGTGGGCGATCCTCGACTGGACCACACCGGGAGTGCTGGGCACCCACGGTGCGTTCCGCAGGCGCTACGCCCAGGCCGTGGAGAGCGGAAGCGACCCCGAGGCCGCCGCGCGGCTGGCGAAACTGGTCCGCCCCTTTCTGCTCAGGCGCCGCAAGTCGGACCCCGGTATCGCCCCCGAGCTGCCGCCGAAGACCGAGACGGACCGGGCCGTCGCGCTCACCAAGGAGCAGGCGGGGCTCTACGAGGCGGTGGTGCGCGAGATCCTCGCCGAGATCTCCGGCACCGGCGGTCTCGTCCGGCGCGGGCTCATCGTCAAGCTCCTCACCGGTCTGAAGCAGATCTGCAATCACCCGGCGCAGTATCTGAAGGAGGACCGGCCCGTGATCCCCGGGCGCTCCGGCAAGCTGGAGCTGCTCGACGAGTTGCTGGACACCATCCTGGCCGAGGGCGCGAGCGTCCTGGTCTTCACCCAGTACGTCCAGATGGCGCGCATCCTGGAGGGCCATCTGGCCGCGCGCGGGGTGCCGACCCAGCTACTGCACGGCGGTACGCCGGTGGCGCGGCGCGAGGAGATGGTGCGGAGCTTCCAGGACGGCGAGGTCCCGGTGTTCCTGCTGTCGCTGAAGGCGGCGGGCACGGGGCTCAATCTCACCCGGGCCGGGCATGTCGTGCACTACGACCGCTGGTGGAACCCGGCCGTCGAGGCCCAGGCCACCGACCGCGCGTACCGCATCGGCCAGACCCAGCCGGTGCAGGTCCACCGCATCATCGCGGAGGGGACCGTGGAGGACCGCATCGCCGCGATGCTGACGCGCAAGCAGGAGCTGGCGGACGCCGTGCTCGGCTCCGGCGAGGGCGCGCTGACCGAACTGACCGACGCCGAGCTGGCAGAGCTCGTGGAACTGCGGGGGACCGAACGATGA
- a CDS encoding membrane protein produces the protein MPATEESGDEALYVLTAVLLTPAQFPSVLGDDYPEACAVLGLEPYETGYGLVLGQDGGGARWTVVTDDVSLVACAIATWDCGMEYALAIDDRTVVASLPGWPLAVAVAAPGVPAPHDPAPGAELGADASRAPLTPPDSERWGPAQRRLGADEIALQWAIWREQVDSDVTFVAPGERPHGGVRRVLEEARGYLASPPPAGRIRSAFASGDARTLRADGPGWSMVARTDDIAFVLLDDAPGEVLPVGRGPELPELLTALDKLAMRPH, from the coding sequence GTGCCCGCCACGGAGGAGTCAGGCGACGAGGCACTGTATGTGCTGACCGCGGTGCTGCTGACACCCGCTCAATTCCCGAGCGTGCTCGGTGACGACTATCCCGAGGCATGTGCCGTGCTCGGGCTGGAGCCGTACGAGACCGGCTACGGACTGGTGCTGGGGCAGGACGGCGGCGGTGCCCGCTGGACGGTGGTCACCGACGATGTGTCACTCGTGGCGTGTGCCATCGCGACCTGGGACTGCGGTATGGAGTACGCCCTGGCCATCGACGACCGGACGGTGGTCGCCTCCCTTCCCGGCTGGCCGCTCGCGGTGGCCGTGGCCGCCCCGGGCGTACCGGCTCCCCATGACCCCGCTCCCGGCGCCGAGCTGGGAGCGGACGCCTCCCGGGCGCCGCTGACACCACCGGACTCCGAGCGGTGGGGCCCGGCCCAGCGGCGGCTGGGTGCCGATGAGATCGCGCTCCAGTGGGCGATCTGGCGTGAGCAGGTCGACAGCGACGTGACGTTCGTGGCCCCGGGCGAGAGGCCGCACGGGGGCGTACGGCGAGTGCTCGAGGAGGCGCGCGGCTATCTGGCCTCGCCCCCGCCGGCGGGCCGGATCCGTTCGGCGTTCGCCTCCGGTGACGCGCGGACCCTCCGGGCCGACGGGCCGGGCTGGAGCATGGTGGCCCGGACCGACGACATCGCCTTCGTGCTGCTGGACGACGCTCCGGGCGAGGTGCTGCCGGTCGGCCGTGGCCCCGAGCTGCCGGAGCTGCTGACGGCCCTGGACAAGCTGGCCATGCGACCCCACTGA
- a CDS encoding PadR family transcriptional regulator produces the protein MRHNAVMLELAILGFLHDVPLHGYELRKRIAALTGHVKPVAESTLYPAIKRLEKAGLLARRTQPGAGAAPRHVLTLTPEGHAELRRRLAHPADIDITDENRWFTLLAFLRHLDDPSAQAELLERRMAFLRQPSSFFYEGDRPLRAEEVEDPFRRGILTIARATSQAELSWLRRTLDTLRAATDD, from the coding sequence ATGCGGCACAATGCGGTCATGCTCGAACTCGCCATCCTGGGCTTCCTCCACGACGTCCCCCTGCACGGTTACGAGTTGCGCAAGCGCATCGCCGCGCTGACCGGACATGTGAAACCCGTGGCCGAGAGCACCCTCTACCCGGCGATCAAGCGGCTGGAGAAGGCCGGACTGCTGGCCCGCCGGACCCAGCCGGGCGCGGGAGCCGCGCCCCGGCACGTCCTCACGCTGACCCCCGAGGGACATGCGGAGCTGCGCCGCCGCCTCGCGCATCCGGCGGACATCGACATCACCGACGAGAACCGCTGGTTCACCCTGCTGGCGTTCCTGCGGCATCTCGACGACCCGTCGGCACAGGCCGAGCTGCTGGAGCGCCGGATGGCCTTTCTGCGGCAGCCGTCGAGCTTTTTCTACGAGGGCGACCGTCCGCTGCGGGCCGAAGAGGTGGAGGACCCCTTCCGGCGCGGCATCCTCACCATCGCCCGGGCCACCAGCCAGGCCGAACTGTCCTGGCTGCGGCGCACGCTCGACACGCTCCGCGCGGCGACCGACGACTGA
- a CDS encoding SAM-dependent methlyltransferase has translation MPHEPSHGNSAADVRDFFTPRAADWDSRFPDDGPAYAAAVADLGPRPGDAVLDAGCGTGRALPALRAAVGPEGTVLGVDLTPAMLDAAVRQGRDGFAGLALADVARLPLRDGRLDAVFAAGLISHLADPGPGLRELARVVRPGGRLALFHPVGRAVLAARHGRPLTPDDLRAEPRLRPLLAGAGWRLESYTDEDTRFLALAVREIDWTGRNGRPDRTGQPGRSDQG, from the coding sequence GTGCCACATGAGCCCTCCCACGGAAACAGCGCGGCCGACGTGAGGGACTTCTTCACCCCCCGGGCGGCCGACTGGGACAGCCGCTTCCCGGACGACGGCCCCGCCTACGCCGCCGCCGTCGCCGACCTCGGGCCGCGCCCCGGGGACGCGGTCCTCGACGCGGGATGCGGGACGGGGCGCGCGCTGCCGGCGCTGCGCGCCGCGGTCGGCCCCGAGGGAACCGTCCTCGGCGTGGACCTCACGCCCGCCATGCTGGACGCCGCCGTACGCCAGGGCCGGGACGGCTTCGCGGGCCTCGCCCTCGCCGATGTGGCGCGGCTGCCGCTGCGCGACGGCCGCCTCGACGCGGTGTTCGCCGCCGGGCTGATCTCCCATCTCGCCGACCCCGGGCCGGGCTTGCGGGAACTGGCCCGGGTGGTGCGCCCCGGCGGGCGGCTCGCGCTGTTCCATCCGGTGGGACGAGCCGTTCTCGCCGCCCGCCACGGCCGCCCCCTCACCCCCGACGACCTGCGGGCGGAGCCCCGGTTGCGGCCGTTGCTGGCGGGCGCCGGCTGGCGCCTGGAGTCGTACACCGACGAGGACACACGCTTTCTGGCGCTCGCCGTCCGCGAAATCGACTGGACGGGGCGGAACGGCCGGCCGGACCGGACCGGTCAGCCGGGTCGGTCCGATCAGGGCTGA
- a CDS encoding Roadblock/LC7 family protein — translation MTKPRSAAARSMADLDRILDDLVAGAGGVRHAVVLSRDGATVSASRGLSRQEAEHLAAVASGFHRVAASAGRRGRGGPLRRTMIEMAAGLLCVAALADGACLAVLSTAGAEPGVVAEETSRLVDLVDRRRGPWSRRRFGRIRRGTRNVPRKTMPTTTAKGCGDASGDLAGPA, via the coding sequence ATGACCAAGCCCCGCAGCGCCGCCGCACGCTCCATGGCCGATCTCGACCGGATCCTGGACGATCTGGTGGCCGGGGCCGGAGGCGTACGCCATGCCGTGGTGCTCTCCCGGGACGGGGCGACCGTCAGCGCGTCCCGTGGGCTCTCCCGCCAGGAGGCCGAGCACCTGGCCGCCGTCGCCTCCGGATTCCATCGCGTCGCCGCGAGCGCGGGGCGCCGGGGGCGCGGCGGCCCGCTCCGGCGGACGATGATCGAGATGGCCGCGGGCCTCCTCTGCGTCGCGGCGCTGGCGGACGGCGCGTGCCTGGCCGTTCTGAGCACCGCGGGTGCCGAGCCGGGCGTGGTCGCCGAGGAGACATCCCGGCTCGTGGACCTGGTGGACCGGCGGCGCGGGCCGTGGTCCCGCCGACGCTTCGGCCGGATCCGCCGGGGTACCCGGAACGTCCCCCGGAAGACCATGCCGACGACCACGGCGAAGGGATGCGGCGATGCGAGCGGTGACCTGGCAGGGCCGGCGTGA